DNA from Roseimicrobium sp. ORNL1:
TGGATGAAATACTGGCCATTCGCCTCCCACAGGTCGATTTCGCTGACCTTACCCCGGTTGATGAGTTCCCAGCCGGCTTCCAGATTCCGTCCCGGGAGACCCAGCTCATAGGAAAAGACGTTCATGGTCCCCACCGGCAGGATGCCCAGGGCGACATGCTGTGCAGGATCAGCCAAGCCCCGGTTGTGGATGGCCAAGGCGTTCACCACTTCATTCACGGTACCGTCCCCGCCGGCGGCCACCACCAGCTTGTACCCTTCCCGGGCCAAGCGTGCGGCCTCGACCGCTGCGCCCCCCACGCCGCCGGTCATGTGCAGTTCTGGCGCGGGTTGAAGGGTGCGGATGCGCTCAATCTGGGCCGTCGCCTTGGTGCTGTTGGCGGCGGGATTGACGATGACGGGAATGGCCATGAGCGAGGAAACGAAAGGCGTGTGAGCCGCCCGTTCTAGCCGGGTTCGGGCCGCTGGCAAGTGAAGTCCTTCAAGGCATTCCATCAAAAACTTGACTGCAAGGCGACTCTCGCGCACCAGTTCCGTCCTGTCATGAGCGACGTCCTTCACAAGGCGACGGTCCTGGTGTTGAACCGGAACTGGCAGGCAATCGATGTAAAGACCCCAGCCGATGCGTTCTGCATGATGGCTGCGGGCACTGCCACCGCGCTCGACATCGCCAGTGGCGAGAACATGGCCCCCACCAAATGGGGCGAATGGCTGGACCTCCCCGTGCGCGACAGCGACAACGCGGTGAAGACGGTCCACGGCCCGGTCCGCGTGCCGACCGTGCTGGTGCTGGCCAAGTATGACAAGGTGCCCAAACGCCGCCCCAAGCTCAGCGGCAAGGGAATCTGGGAGCGCGACGGTGGTGTCTGCCAGTACACGGGCAAGAAACTCGCCCGGGACGAGGGCAACATCGACCACATCATCCCCCGCTCCCGCGGCGGCAAGACCTCATGGGACAACTGCGTGCTCGCGGACAAGCGCATCAACAGCCGCAAAGCCAACCACACGCCGGATGAGGCGGGCCTGAAACTCCAGCGCAAGCCCACGATGCCCCGCGAAATGCCGGCTACCTACTACATCCGGAACACGCATGGCGTGCCGGATTGGGAGATGTTCCTGGATTAAGATTAGCACGGGACATTTTTCGAGAGTCCTGCCATGCTGAGCGGCATGCGTTTCGCCGTGTTCCTCTTCCTCTTTGGCGTGTTGGCCGCAATCGCAGC
Protein-coding regions in this window:
- a CDS encoding HNH endonuclease; translation: MSDVLHKATVLVLNRNWQAIDVKTPADAFCMMAAGTATALDIASGENMAPTKWGEWLDLPVRDSDNAVKTVHGPVRVPTVLVLAKYDKVPKRRPKLSGKGIWERDGGVCQYTGKKLARDEGNIDHIIPRSRGGKTSWDNCVLADKRINSRKANHTPDEAGLKLQRKPTMPREMPATYYIRNTHGVPDWEMFLD